In Variovorax paradoxus, a single genomic region encodes these proteins:
- a CDS encoding H-NS family nucleoid-associated regulatory protein, which produces MAKKTFIEVQKQIEQLQKEAELLRKQEAHEVLARIKEAIAVYGFTAAELGFEGGAGKRSARPVKSPKRGLKASGKAATTAAAKFRDQNGNIWSGRGPRPAWFKAALEAGKAPEDFLAK; this is translated from the coding sequence ATGGCAAAGAAGACATTCATTGAAGTTCAGAAGCAAATTGAACAACTTCAGAAAGAGGCTGAACTGCTACGCAAACAAGAGGCCCACGAAGTCTTGGCGAGGATCAAGGAGGCGATCGCTGTCTATGGATTTACTGCCGCCGAACTCGGTTTCGAGGGGGGTGCTGGAAAGCGGTCTGCTAGGCCGGTCAAGAGCCCGAAGCGTGGTCTTAAGGCAAGCGGGAAAGCTGCGACGACTGCGGCTGCGAAGTTTCGTGATCAGAACGGCAACATCTGGAGCGGCCGTGGTCCGCGGCCAGCATGGTTTAAGGCCGCGCTTGAAGCAGGCAAAGCCCCAGAGGACTTTCTCGCCAAGTAA